The following coding sequences lie in one Panicum virgatum strain AP13 chromosome 6N, P.virgatum_v5, whole genome shotgun sequence genomic window:
- the LOC120677894 gene encoding uncharacterized protein LOC120677894 — protein sequence MAPPHVSRVELHLQVKDIKTIEELPKKSILGKRKKRDGEEEDGQGMWNKKSILWELEYWQLLDVRHSIDTMHTKKNVCKSLCGTLLQQRGKGKDHENARQDLQDMGIRPELYAEETDTGTVLPVAATTLSKMERREFCEFLHGLKVPSGYSLNFKRLVSVKDMKMNFHLMKSHDCHELMTALLLVALRGIKTVLVREAVMSLCFFFNAIEQKVIDVEALSRLERRHFETLCLLEATFPPSFFDLMVHLTAHLAKEIFYLGLSYLHQMFPYERFYGFLKSLVHNRSFPEGAMVRGYGTIEAVEWAMGYMDPQNPIGVPHSRHEGRLAGVGTLGKNSITPGQDSFNKAHFIVLQQTDVVTPYVNEHLRHLREGNPNRNEAWVAKKQMQGFNTWLRDYVQKSSAAITDNLIRKLAAGPLFTITTYQAYDINGYTFYTIAQDGKSIYQNSGVRVDAINNDMETDTYYGQIEEIWELDYVGLKVALFRCRWVNGKKGVTKDKYGFVSVDLRVFGYKDELFVFAKDVQQVFYVPDLAKKNWYVVMPRKRRIVGVEYVIEEEEYNQFDEIPSFDMPYRPQLLANDKTPYLRSDHQETINVCKARKKQV from the coding sequence ATGGCTCCTCCACATGTGTCCAGGGTGGAGCTCCACCTGCAAGTGAAAGACATCAAAACTATTGAGGAGTTACCAAAGAAGTCCATCCTTGGAAAAAGAAAGAAGCgagatggtgaagaagaagatgggcaGGGGATGTGGAACAAAAAATCAATACTTTGGGAGCTAGAGTACTGGCAGTTGTTGGATGTGCGTCATTCGATTGACACCATGCACACCAAGAAGAATGTGTGCAAGAGCCTGTGTGGAACATTGTTGCAACAGAGGGGCAAAGGAAAAGATCATGAGAATGCAAGGCAGGATCTGCAAGATATGGGCATTAGGCCGGAGCTCTATGCAGAGGAAACAGACACGGGGACGGTCCTTCCCGTAGCTGCAACCACATTGTCAAAGATGGAGCGAAGAGAATTCTGTGAGTTCTTGCATGGTTTGAAAGTACCTTCAGGCTACTCTTTGAACTTCAAGAGGCTAGTGTCGGTGAAGGATATGAAAATGAATTTCCACTTGATGAAATCTCATGATTGCCATGAATTGATGACAGCTCTTCTTCttgttgcacttagaggtatcaAGACAGTACTGGTTCGCGAGGCTGTCATGAGCTTGTGCTTTTTCTTCAATGCGATAGAACAGAAGGTGATTGATGTGGAGGCACTGTCGAGGTTAGAGAGAAGGCATTTTGAGACCCTATGCCTGCTTGAGGCTACTTTTCCACCATCATTCTTTGATCTCATGGTCCATCTAACAGCACATCTTGCAAAGGAGATCTTCTACCTTGGCCTATCTTACCTTCATCAAATGTTTCCATATGAGAGGTTCTATGGCTTTCTGAAATCATTGGTACATAACCGGTCGTTTCCGGAGGGAGCCATGGTTCGTGGCTATGGTACCATCGAAGCAGTGGAGTGGGCCATGGGTTATATGGACCCCCAAAACCCCATTGGTGTGCCTCATTCACGGCATGAAGGTAGGCTTGCAGGTGTTGGGACCTTGGGCAAAAACTCAATCACTCCGGGTCAAGATTCCTTCAACAAGGCTCATTTCATCGTGCTTCAACAGACCGACGTAGTGACACCTTATGTCAATGAGCACTTGCGACACCTACGTGAAGGTAATCCTAATCGTAATGAGGCTTGGGTTGCAAAGAAGCAGATGCAAGGCTTTAACACTTGGCTCCGAGATTATGTCCAGAAATCTAGCGCTGCTATAACCGATAATTTGATAAGAAAACTAGCAGCGGGGCCATTATTCACTATTACAACATACCAAGCATATGATATTAATGGATACACTTTCTACACCATAGCCCAGGATGGCAAGAGCATCTATCAAAATAGTGGCGTGCGTGTAGATGCCATCAACAACGACATGGAGACAGACACATATTATGGTCagatagaggagatatgggagcttgactatgTTGGATTGAAGGTAGCCCTGTTTCGGTGTCGATGGGTCAATGGGAAGAAAGGTGTGACCAAGGACAAATATGGGTTTGTTAGTGTTGATCTACGAGTCTTTGGTTACAAAGATGAACTGTTTGTCTTCGCCAAGGATGTGCAGCAAGTGTTCTATGTACCCGACCTTGCAAAGAAGAACTGGTATGTGGTTATGCCTAGAAAAAGAAGGATAGTTGGGGTTGAATATGTCATTGAGGAGGAGGAATACAACCAATTTGACGAAATTCCGTCATTTGACATGCCATACAGGCCCCAACTCTTGGCAAATGATAAAACACCATACTTGCGAAGCGACCATCAAGAAACAATCAATGTCTGTAAAGCAAGGAAAAAGCAAGTCTGA